The genomic segment CATGTTGTCGGGGTGTGATGGGGATCAGATGGCTCTTGAGACCCTTTCGGATGCTGGGATATACCATGCAGGATAAAGAATGGGAATGGTATAGCGTGCACGTGAATAACGTGAGTTTGGGCTCTTTCCTTACTAATTAGATATTCTGCAGTCAAATtacaaataataattttaaatatttaatttaaataattataatacagatatttttttctaaaaattatataaatataatatttaggTTTCGTTTCATGTTTTCGGTATCTCAAAGATAGGCTTCATGAAAGCGGTGCACATGAAAAAGgtgaaagaggaagaagcatgGTGGAAGTAGTTTATATTTCATACAACAGCTAGGCtgacaaaaaataatttacacaCTATAAAGCTCGCTCCTCTCCATCtctattttctcctttttttttacttaCATTAGGCACATGCATCCTTTTTTTTcactaataataaaaatatgtcTATTTTTATATTGTCAACCTACATTTTCCGACACCTTCTTCCATCTACCATACTTGCATCCTGGCAAAGCTAGCTCCCCTCAATCTCTTCCCATCTTCAGACTCTTtctagagagggagagaaaatccAGGTTTCAATTTCTTCTCATCTTCAGATAGGGACGACCCAATGCATTTGGAGGTCTAAGGCGAACTTGTTAAGAAGaaccttttttttataattattaaaaaaatttaataagtgCAACGAAGCCCAAAGACCTCAATCTTTGATCTAAAAAGTCCAATTTTTGAAGAAACTCATCAGGAGTAAGCAACAAAAATTGCAGGCAAAAATTGCTTGTTGGAACTTGGAAGTGCCCAATATGGTGTGGCTACATCCAGCAACTATGACTCCTTTGTCCACCTGATGATAGACTTCATAGTGAAGAGGCTCGAAGTCATCATGATGCAGAAAAGGTTCACCCAGCTGGGTGGCCTTCAACACGATAGGGAGGTGAGGGCATTGGTCAATTATTTCTCTGGGATGTAGAGACCTGTGCGAGACAAATTTGCCCGCCCTAGCTCTCTCAGATGACAACCATTTTAAACTTTGAAAGGATGTCTGAGAATTTGGACTTCTGGGGAGAGAATGACTTAGAATCGACTTCAAACCTGAAACCATTGCTGCTCTACGGTTGTAAATTCATAGTTTCATCTGCAGCCCATGTTTAAAATAAATCGTTTCCAAAgataaaacaaacaaacaaaaaaaaaaagccagcctCAACTCAATCCAAAGCATGATCAAAAGCATGAAGAACCCCAAAACTTTCCAGGAAAAACCAGATACAGGAAAAAAGATCCAATCTTTATCATATGAACGccaaaaagaagaacaaaaagatAACTCCGAATGTCAAAAACAAGGTGTGAGAACTAAATGCTCTTAACCTTAAATgaaactattctctccttcagCGGCCCCTGCCCCTTGGTACCTCATTCCTCCAAATCTAATATATTTGAGAGAAGATAGAGAAAGaaagcattaaaaaaattagatttttaagaCTCTGGCAGCAGAAAGAGGGAGATTTTATGGCTAAAAGATTAATCTGTGGACTGTGGACAACCCAAACAAAACCCGGATCAGAGACTTAGAGCGACGGGTATAAATTTCAATAAAGGAGGAGGGATTCAGTAGGATTAGGAAGCATAGGAAGAGCTCAACTATTTAACATTTAATAAGCACAAATTAGGGTCTCACGGTCCCACCTTCCCAGTCAAAATTGAAAATCCAAAGTCTCACGGTCTCACCTTCTCCGTTCTCGTCGTCGGTCGTCCACTCGTCGGCTCGTCCTCGGGCAGCAGCGGCAGCTCCGGCCCCGGAGGCGGAACGGGGGGACTCGCTGGCCGCCGCCTCGCCGAGGAGGTTGTCGGCTTGTTGCCGCGACGCCGCCTCGCCTGTGAGGCTGAGCCTGAGCGACTCCGCGACGGACGACGGTCCTCGCCTCCTCGGGCAGCTCCGGCGCCGGAGGCGGAACGAGGGGAGTCCCGTGAGTCCGGGGGGACTCGCCGCCTCGCCTGTGACTAAAGGGCGGCGGGCAGGTCTCCGGCAGTGGGAAGCCGGCGAAGGAGGCCCCCGGATGAACGGGGCTGTCGAAGTACGGCGGCCGTTGGACGTATCTGTGTTCGTGTTCGGATCGGCTGCGGCCCACGGCGACAAGGTGACGCTGGCCGGGTACTGCCCGGTCTCCGACGAGCTCGAACCGTGCCGGTGGGAGATCATCACGACCGCTGGGTCCGATGCTCCACTGTTCCGGAATAGTCTTCTGTTTGATGGGTGCCTCTCGAAAACAAACTCCTCAACATTCTCTCTATTCTTTAATATAAAAGGAACGCGAAACTTTAAGATCACTGGATGCATCAAGTTGCTGTTTTGATGATCACGACGAATTGTGCCTCAAGAATATAAAGTTTGTGCCTGAAAttgttaatgttttctttttgcTGATGGGAATTTGATTTTTGGCTTGAGTTCTATTGCAAGTTCTATCAAAACCAATTTCTTTAAAATAGGACATCTAATGCTGTTCAATTTAATTTTCCTGATCTGTTTGTAGAACTAAAATAGTACCAATccagaaaaaaaaggaacaatcTTGTTTTACCACCCTTTTCCCCCTTGCTTTTGTATCAAATTTAATGAGAAAAAACGCCATCAAATaatgttttgatgttctgtagAGAAAAGGCTGAACCTGAAATCAGGACCAAGATCCCAACTTGTTGTCACACTATTTGATGGAAAGCTTGATCTTATAAACATATATTCTgcaaattttatattttgtattttggaaatttaaaagaaaacttGGCACTCGATCTTCAAACGAAGGGTGCCTGGGATATTGGTTCTAGCGTGACTGGTTTCCTAGTGGTGAAAATATTCAATAAATGCCTATTGATGTTGCATCAAGCTGGGGTTGCAAAAGATGGTAGAAAATGGTTGGGCTGGCTAACCACTTGAGGACCAGAGTTTGGCTATACCATTGAAGTGTATTTCTGTTAGTGTAAACTATGAATATGCTTGAGCAATCTCAAACACTACTGACTTATTTTGTAGCATTCACTGATCATGGAAAATTTGATGGTTGAGCAGAATGTTCAGATATGATGGCTTCTTCCCCACTATTTTATAAGAATTACTCTCTGGTATTTAGATATTGACAAATAATtgtttttgagtttttttttttttttgtgctgaaAACGGAAGTATCATATATAACGTGTACGGATAcaaccaacaaaatcaaaaagcaTTATATCACAGAGTGGACGGGGCAAGTCCGCCTTCCCCACCCAGAGATGGTCCTCCGAATGGTTGGCAACAAAAGTGGCCATCCAATCTGCGGCCCCGTTGGCCTCTCTAAACACGTGCTTCGCCTGAAGCACCAACCCATCAGAAATCATGGCCCGAATATCTCTCAGCAGCGGGTGGTAATCTCCGACCCCCCCGAACTCCTGCTGGATCCATCTAATGACCGTCGTAGAGTCGCCTTTCAATAAGACCTCTTCCCCACGCCAGGCACGCCGAACGTAGCACAAACCCTCCAAGGCCGCTCACAGCTCCGCCCCAGGCACCAAGGTATCAAACAAGTGGCAGCCCCAGACAGCAATCACCATGGAGTCCGGGCCCCTAACGATAAAGCCTGCGCCACCCCTTCTACCTCCCTCCAGGACACATCTatcgaaattgaccttgagaaaactcgagggtggggctcccaggtgaaaaacactaaGTGAGACGCTCTACGAGTAGATGAGGAGCCCCAGATATTCTGAGCTGTCAAAGGTTTATCCAACCCGATCGTCTGTGAGGCCTCTACCAATAGCAGTCGTGCTCTCTCCACTACCACCTTCGGAGAGGGGCAGCTCTCCCCAAATGTCCATGCGTTCTTTGCGAGCCCGTCTGGTAAGCGGTATAGGTCGCCCGAACTGCCTTTGGTCTGGACTGCAAGGCTCCGGCCAAACGTCGAAGAATCTGAAGGAAAGACACCGTATGGGTCCAGAGCATAGTAGGGAACCCCGCCCGCCACCAGACCCTCCTAGTTCGGTGGCACTAAAAGATAGCGTGGTCTAGAGACTCATCAATCTAACAATCCGAGCACTGGGGGTGGATGCCCATGCCCCGCCCATACAGCAGAAATCTTATCAGTAGTCTGCTCCAATTGACCTTCTAGAGAAATAACGCCACTCTAGGGTGCAAACTAAATCACCAAATTCAGCCAAAATCCACCCCCGACTGCCCTCCATCCTGGATAACACAGCAAACATCAGCCATACTGACTCTAGATCTGCAATAAGTACACCACACCCGGATATCCGGGCAAGGGTGCCCCGGAACTGGGAGCGACCGATTTCTCTTCGCAAGTGGCTCCCCAAACAACTGATCAATCCGGAGAGTGTCCCACCCCTTGCCTCCGGGAAGGAATAGGTCACAAACCCAGAGTCCATCCTCAGCCTCATCACTGACTAGGGTCGGCCATCGCTGCATAGGGAGCTCATCCACCCAAGCATCCTCCGCCAAGTCCACCATCTGGCCATCACCAATCAACCATTTGCATCTCGAGAGGACCAAAGGCACAAACCTACTGATCTTACACCACGCAAGTGAAACCCTCCAACCCCTAGATGGGGTCACACCGCACCCAAAGGGGCCCTATCGGGCGACAATCAACCGACTCTAGAGAGACTAAGGCTCCAGAAGAACTTTGGCTGCATGTTGGGCGATCAACACCTCCCTCCGGATCAATAAAGACTGAATGCGTAGCCCCCTTGCCCTAGTCGGAAGGCAAACCGACTCTCAATccaacaaatgtacctcccgtCTACCACCCTGCGATCCCCAGATAAAGTTCTGAGCCAACCTCTCAATCCTCGTCAACACCGCCTTGGGGAtagctgtcacgccccgaacctagcacccgggtccggtacgcgaccagCCGCATAAGCCCTatagcagtgccctaaagatcatgtaaGGCCTAAGACGAACAAAaatccaataaatccacaactaattaaTTTATTCAAATAGATAAATCCAACATGTCCAGATAatcaaattagttcaatttgaTATATCTTCAATTGCTCATCGGCATCAAAGAAAgataaactaactaactaactaataacTCTGATACTCGCGCTCTGCGCCCAACCCATCCATGtttatgcatcctgcaactctgaaaagagaaagaagaagggggtgagctttacagcccagtaagaattcctacacatccataccaacacaataataatatgaatttgaaaaccacgacaaatcgatgcacataTCATGAAATCATATACCGGCTATCAAAAGCTTGAATAATCAGTATAAATATGCAAGTCAAATATCAACAAAAATCTAACCACTCAAGTGTGAAACGTCATACGATATCTCAAATatcttcattaatattttcaatgcttttttctttcaacttgatccggattaattatcttttcgactttgggtcaaatctcggtcacatttcttagcctgtggtggggcaaccaaattatcacattttcagcctgtggcagggcctgcacattatagttccacatttgtAGCTTGTGATGgggcctgccaaagtatcacattttgagcctgtggcggggcctgcacattatagttccatatttctagcctgtgagggggcctgccaaagtatcacattttcagcctgtggcggggcctgcatattatagttccacatttctagcctgtgaggggacctaccaaagtaccacacttttagcctgtgacggggcctgccctaataacaagataaacccaaagtcccttttcatacaatacagtttacatccacacatcaatttctttttatttatttccgactttagactaaccacggtcacgtttccagcccgtgacggggcaaccaatatcacatggttagtttagagcaccacatTCATCAGTCCAATTATGTAGGTGTAGGATTGTGcatacatgcatccatcatgataccaaccacaagcgaatacgatcataattgttagatgtatgccctagaagccaatctggcggacacattattaattctagaacataaatttgtacttgactttattattatcgaataataaatgggcatcttttcattcatattgtttatgtgtctatgaatcgtccaagaaattaataagatgatggtacatattctcaagagttgagaatttgagccatgtatcattggtgattaatttctaaatgctcatgatcaatggatcatcacgaggatggtgatcgatccgatcagtgcacaaatcgctttccttatggatggacgagactcgagtccacagtgtagggacactgaagtgatagtgcaggtgcttgttagagaacaagggtactgagcgtgaccaagacaagaagtcacttggatgtctatccactcgtcagtgacttgcttgatgttgcagtagtatgactggtcctttgacctgcggcgcttcggctactcacagtgaggttattgtagtttgactacacgtatacatggtctctagccatatgggtccttgtagtgtagattggctgcagtaagttcactgtaggagtagggtatgcacttacatggaatctatcgaccttgatagaagaggagtgatcctatgtgatttattagactgagttctaagaccttggccagggcagtaatataaagtggagaaagagtttttcactatcgaactcaagtaaaataaatctagacatatgacagacgacgggatttgacgagttatccatgacctccggtctgtagggatccacgatagaaggactgtatcatacgattgctgcacctagaggttcatcattctattctgctgggtggccactactgtcacgacccccgccccgttcccggcgggccgccgcgacggtcctagggtgcgggtaggcataaggccaccagccaccacgtagaaccctactacctatcaatcatcaataaatcttgaaaaatttggcatgatacatgcacaaaatgatcactttttctatagtgacctgtcaggattatctcaatacatacaacaacactacctgtcagagcagcaatcacataatctgtcacataatgaacctggacaatatatatcaatacatcatctcaggcatataactcatctgcacacatatatatatatacctgcttcctaatccatccatggtcaaacccatatccacaacaggatctatgactgtaactatgcactatatacaatagaaggtttataatacaccaaaaggtataaacctctatctacattatattatactatactatggagcggcacagctagtaggtaaccactaatcctgctcctctctatacaatacctttcctgcaatcaaaaacatcaaactggggagtgagtatataaatactcagtgagtggagtagagagtactatgcacatgagacaagatataatcatggctcgtggtaaaatctcaagatcaataacaagatgaacatgaactcaacatagagaatatggagtaagtcatcaatatcaccacaatcaatctcaagtcatctgaagcatatatggaataatcaagtaaatatatatgctactcatgaatatgctcaacaggtcatagtactgaatcatataaatcaggtgtcaataggctgaatcatcaataagacagctatcgggaggtgggttttacgccccaggcgaaccagcaacaactccttactgccatatgcatacatcgaatatgacaccacaccaatatgtaaatcatcactagacagctgtcgggaggtgggttttacgccccaggcgaaccagcaacaactccctactgtcacatgcatatgcaggataagacaccataccgataacataaatgctagacagctatcaggaggtgggttttacgccccaggcgaaccagcaacaactccctactgtcacatgcatatgcaggataagacaccataccgataacataaatgctagacagctatcgggaggtgggttttacgccccaggcaaaccagcaacaactccctactgtcacatgcatatgcaggataagacaccacactgatcatataaatgctggccagtatccagaacagaaatccatctcacatctacatactaaacggcacctcgcgggaattctacatccgcggaaagccatactgcacctcgcggggtcttactatgcccggcggcaagcagaatataagtcgtaggaccggccgatcctacgcctagggccgtgtccccccctaggaagggactgggctccgcccacccagaaggctactatgtgcacaaaggccgatgttcaaccccatcgactataggtgtcctgcagatactgccaagccatgcataaatgccataatgcaccctcccaatactctactaaaaaggagcataatcaagactaccactcactcgaccacgacccaattataactaacatcagggttgggagtgaggaatcacgggagtacaatgcaactcaatataccatgagaagggctctacaagtctttgaaatagaggaaatgaaatcaatttacaaaagaagtcatttcacaattcggaatcaatttgattactcatcaacccctcataattcctctcaatgttccctcaaatgcatgtacagaataatcaagcatggagaatcaagattatagaggaatctactacaatatcaatcaatatgctcaagtggaatcaattcacacttggcgacattcatgaaaatgaattaaggatgctcatggtgcaaagtacatgactcccactcacaagtctttgaaatagatgaAATGAAATCACTTTACAAAAGATGTCATTTCCCAATTCAGATccatcgtaattcctctcaatgttccctcgaaTGCacgtacagaataatcaagtatggagaacaaaatatagaggaatctacaacaacaattaatcaataggctcaggtggaatcaagtcacacttggcaacattcatgaaaatgaataaggaatgctcatggtgcaaagtacatgactcccactcacctgtcaatctggcacagccctgatacgcctccaaaaatctacagctggcagtggggaacttcttcctcttgtttcctagcttcttgcccaactgatacatgcatttacaatacatttagtcttgtatcaaggtcataatctacgtgccaattataatatagggaactttaattgattcaactcccccgttccctaaatcttttcttttctttctttcttttcttttttctattaattaactcatcatttatgtatactagggattcccttgcatgagtacaaggtcccttttagcttgatctaggcttaatactctattatagcatgaaatcccttattttccacccggataaacagtaacccggaccgacagccggttacttcatcccgggtttgatccactttccaaactccagatttgatgaaatttttacctaacattctacactcataggggattccaaagaggtaacatgcattgctatcggaggtcgtttgaccccctaaataattcgccgaagttgggacttcgacacagtttttccgtagtgccggaaaaatttgtcaaaatccgattcttccttttttaaccgcctctacaacccttatccgacccctctagactatatccaccctttgtatagcctaatgtcatcaaaagactagataggaacggatatttacctttttctttttggaaatcgaggtccttgcgtagaggggaaggagatctacacttttcccttcagctagaagtgcaaccgggatccctttccctctcgaatccccttcctcttcttctttcttcttcttcttcttctctttttctttctttctttcctctctgtttcacgcctgagactccctctctctcggtttcattccaccgACAG from the Phoenix dactylifera cultivar Barhee BC4 unplaced genomic scaffold, palm_55x_up_171113_PBpolish2nd_filt_p 000511F, whole genome shotgun sequence genome contains:
- the LOC120106272 gene encoding uncharacterized protein LOC120106272 → MGIRWLLRPFRMLGYTMQDKEWEWYSVHVNNGLTVPPSQSKLKIQSLTVSPSPFSSSVVHSSARPRAAAAAPAPEAERGDSLAAASPRRLSACCRDAASPVRLSLSDSATDDGPRLLGQLRRRRRNEGSPVSPGGLAASPVTKGRRAGLRQWEAGEGGPRMNGAVEVRRPLDVSVFVFGSAAAHGDKVTLAGYCPVSDELEPCRWEIITTAGSDAPLFRNSLLFDGCLSKTNSSTFSLFFNIKGTRNFKITGCIKLLF